In Natranaerovirga hydrolytica, a single window of DNA contains:
- the gltB gene encoding glutamate synthase large subunit, giving the protein MLEKKYGLPSQQGLYDPAFEKDNCGVGFVSHMKGKKSHEIVSQGLDILVNLTHRGAVGADPDSGDGAGIMIQIPHKFLTKQTESLGFSLPKEGEYGVGMVFLPQEPNARFYIEGVFERILEEENLRLLGWRNVPIVENATGLTARGTHPVIHQLFVAKDDYDTTTFNRKLFIVRKLVEKAIHNCNKPYMESFYVCSFSNTTMIYKGQLLAHQIPDFFPDLKDKDMESAIALVHQRYSTNTFPSWDRAQPFRYLAHNGEINTLRGNVNWMNAREGILNSDVLGEDIKKIYPIISPNGSDSSNLDNALELLLASGKSLAQAMCILIPEAWQKDENMNPDKKGFYEYHAGLMEPWDGPAAIAFTDGIQIGATLDRNGLRPARYLVTKDDIVVMASETGVLPFEPNQILIKGRLEPGKMFLIDTKEGRIISDKEIKETLSKDKPYKKWIAENKLTLNDLPLPHEISILSEDLLLNNQKLYNYSEEELKRILAPMAEDGKEALGSMGNDAPLAVLSDESQLLFNYFRQLFAQVTNPPIDPIREELVMSLTQFLGDRDNLLNELDPTIKHNFIELKQPILDNANFEKIRHIDHADFRTTKIPMLFPVNNSGRCLKNALDSLCQRVVQSIEDGYNIIILSDRNVDKYNAPIPSLLALSCVHQHLIKEKLRTKVDLIVETGDARDVMHMALLLGYGANAVNPYVAIDSICHLLKDKLYINKDITQEDAIKNYITALSKGILKVLSKMGICTLQSYQGAQIFEAVGISKKVIDRYFTGTPSRIEGIDLEIIAQEVMLRHESAFKQLRNPYKNLLEGGAIHWRKNRENHLFNPDSIHKLQHACRTKDYNLYKEYANIINDQSIKLGTIRGMLDFKNTTSIPLEEVEPLDNIVKRFATGAMSFGSLSKEVHETLAVAMNRIGGKSNSGEGGEDATRYELDINGDSKKSAIKQIASGRFGVTTEYLVNAEELQIKMAQGAKPGEGGHLPGHKVSKAIAKVRHSTPGIDLISPPPHHDIYSIEDLAQLIYDLKNVNPLSRVNVKLVSEVGVGTVAAGVAKGHADVILISGHDGGTGASPISSIKYAGLPWELGLAEAQQTLLLNDLRGRVVLQTDGQLKTGRDIAIAALLGAEEFGFATAALVVCGCIMMRKCHKNTCPVGVATQDPELRKYYQGKPEHLINFFTFLANDLREIMAELGIRTLDEMIGRVDLLETKEDLNHWKGKTLDLSSVLYKPELPSRIKPRKMMDQDHGLDTILDRTLIKDALPALENQEKVQKTYDVRNINRTVGTMLSGEVAKRYGANGLEDDSIHLKFNGTAGQSFACFGMKGITFELEGDCNDYLGKGLSGAKVIVYPPVQSTFIPQDNILVGNTLLYGATSGEVYINGVAGERFAVRNSGASAVVEGVGDHGCEYMTGGVAVILGETGRNFGAGMSGGMAFVLDEKEDFVSKRCNTQLVLTETVESDDDIDLLKSLITNHYSYTNSKKAKEILDHWESSLPKFIKVISPAYKKVLQDKKSADEVAVAN; this is encoded by the coding sequence ATGTTAGAAAAAAAATACGGTCTTCCAAGTCAACAAGGCCTTTATGATCCCGCTTTTGAAAAAGATAATTGCGGAGTTGGCTTTGTTTCGCATATGAAAGGCAAAAAATCTCATGAAATTGTTAGTCAAGGTTTAGATATTCTTGTAAATTTAACCCATCGTGGTGCCGTTGGCGCAGATCCAGATAGTGGTGACGGCGCGGGAATTATGATTCAAATTCCTCATAAATTTTTAACCAAACAAACCGAATCCTTAGGGTTTTCATTACCCAAAGAAGGTGAATATGGGGTTGGAATGGTCTTTTTACCACAAGAACCTAATGCAAGATTTTATATAGAAGGTGTTTTTGAAAGAATTCTAGAAGAAGAAAATTTGCGTTTACTAGGATGGAGAAATGTTCCGATTGTGGAAAATGCTACTGGATTAACTGCTCGTGGTACACACCCTGTCATTCACCAACTTTTTGTAGCAAAAGATGATTACGATACCACTACTTTTAATCGTAAGTTATTTATCGTAAGAAAACTAGTGGAAAAGGCTATTCATAACTGCAACAAACCTTATATGGAATCCTTTTATGTTTGTTCATTCTCAAATACCACTATGATTTATAAAGGTCAATTATTGGCTCACCAAATACCTGATTTTTTCCCAGACTTAAAAGATAAGGATATGGAAAGTGCAATTGCATTGGTTCATCAAAGATATTCCACTAATACTTTCCCATCTTGGGATCGTGCTCAACCTTTTAGATACTTAGCCCATAATGGTGAAATTAATACTTTAAGAGGTAATGTTAATTGGATGAATGCAAGAGAAGGTATACTAAACTCAGATGTGCTCGGTGAAGATATCAAAAAAATATATCCAATTATTTCGCCTAATGGTTCTGATTCATCAAACTTAGACAATGCCTTAGAACTTTTATTAGCTAGTGGCAAATCTTTAGCACAAGCAATGTGCATTTTGATACCAGAAGCTTGGCAAAAAGATGAAAATATGAATCCTGACAAAAAAGGTTTTTATGAATACCATGCTGGATTAATGGAACCTTGGGATGGTCCTGCTGCAATAGCATTTACAGATGGTATACAAATTGGTGCCACATTAGATAGAAATGGTCTTAGACCTGCTAGATATTTAGTAACCAAAGATGATATTGTAGTCATGGCTTCAGAAACTGGTGTCTTACCTTTTGAACCCAATCAGATACTTATTAAAGGACGTTTAGAACCTGGTAAAATGTTCTTAATCGATACAAAAGAAGGTCGAATTATATCTGATAAAGAAATTAAAGAAACTTTATCAAAAGATAAACCTTACAAAAAATGGATAGCTGAAAACAAATTAACACTTAATGATTTACCTCTGCCTCACGAGATTTCTATTTTAAGTGAAGATTTATTGCTAAACAACCAAAAGCTTTATAATTACTCTGAAGAAGAATTAAAAAGAATTTTGGCACCAATGGCCGAAGATGGCAAAGAAGCACTTGGATCAATGGGTAATGATGCCCCACTAGCTGTTTTGTCTGATGAATCACAGCTACTTTTTAATTATTTCAGACAATTATTTGCCCAAGTGACTAATCCACCAATTGATCCTATTCGAGAAGAATTGGTAATGTCTTTAACGCAGTTTTTAGGTGATCGAGACAATTTACTTAATGAGTTAGATCCAACAATAAAACATAACTTTATTGAGTTAAAACAACCTATATTAGATAATGCCAATTTTGAAAAAATACGTCATATTGATCACGCTGATTTTAGGACCACTAAAATACCAATGTTATTCCCTGTTAATAATAGTGGTAGATGCTTAAAAAATGCATTAGACTCCCTTTGTCAAAGAGTTGTTCAAAGTATTGAAGATGGTTATAATATCATTATTTTAAGTGATCGTAATGTAGATAAATACAATGCCCCTATTCCTAGTTTGCTTGCTTTAAGTTGCGTTCATCAACATTTAATTAAAGAAAAACTTAGAACAAAAGTTGATTTAATTGTAGAAACTGGTGATGCAAGAGATGTCATGCATATGGCTTTATTACTTGGATATGGTGCTAATGCTGTTAATCCTTATGTGGCAATTGATAGTATTTGTCACTTATTAAAAGACAAACTTTATATTAACAAAGACATTACACAAGAAGATGCCATTAAAAATTACATTACTGCTCTTTCAAAAGGGATTTTAAAAGTCCTTTCAAAAATGGGTATTTGTACATTACAAAGTTATCAGGGTGCACAAATATTTGAAGCCGTTGGTATAAGTAAAAAAGTTATTGATAGATACTTTACAGGTACGCCATCTAGAATTGAAGGTATTGATTTAGAAATCATCGCACAAGAAGTTATGTTAAGACATGAATCGGCTTTTAAACAATTAAGAAACCCATACAAAAACCTTTTAGAAGGCGGTGCGATCCACTGGCGTAAAAATAGAGAAAATCATTTGTTTAATCCCGACTCCATTCATAAATTACAACATGCTTGTCGTACCAAAGACTATAATTTATATAAAGAATATGCCAATATTATTAATGATCAATCTATAAAACTAGGAACCATTAGAGGTATGTTAGATTTTAAAAACACCACTTCTATTCCTCTTGAAGAGGTTGAACCTCTTGATAATATTGTTAAACGATTTGCCACTGGAGCCATGTCATTTGGTTCATTAAGCAAAGAAGTTCACGAAACTTTAGCTGTAGCTATGAATCGTATCGGCGGAAAAAGCAACTCTGGCGAAGGTGGAGAAGATGCTACTAGATATGAATTAGATATTAATGGTGATAGCAAAAAAAGTGCCATTAAGCAGATTGCTTCCGGACGTTTTGGTGTAACAACTGAATACCTTGTCAATGCAGAAGAACTTCAAATAAAAATGGCACAAGGTGCGAAACCTGGTGAAGGTGGGCATTTACCTGGACACAAAGTTTCTAAAGCCATTGCCAAAGTACGTCATTCTACACCAGGAATTGATTTAATATCACCACCACCACACCATGATATTTATTCTATAGAAGATTTAGCTCAATTAATTTATGATTTAAAAAATGTTAATCCTCTATCACGGGTAAATGTTAAGTTAGTTTCTGAAGTTGGTGTTGGTACAGTTGCAGCAGGTGTTGCAAAAGGGCATGCTGATGTTATTTTAATCAGTGGACATGATGGTGGAACAGGTGCTTCTCCTATTAGTTCTATTAAATATGCTGGACTTCCTTGGGAACTTGGACTTGCAGAAGCACAACAAACTTTATTGTTAAATGACTTAAGAGGTCGTGTTGTCTTACAAACTGATGGTCAATTAAAAACAGGTAGAGACATAGCCATTGCTGCATTACTTGGTGCAGAAGAATTTGGCTTTGCTACTGCTGCTTTAGTTGTCTGTGGTTGTATTATGATGCGAAAGTGTCACAAAAACACTTGTCCTGTTGGTGTTGCAACTCAAGACCCTGAACTTAGAAAGTATTATCAAGGGAAGCCAGAACACCTCATTAATTTCTTTACTTTCTTAGCTAATGACTTAAGAGAAATTATGGCTGAGTTAGGTATACGTACCCTTGATGAAATGATTGGGCGTGTTGACTTATTAGAAACAAAAGAAGACCTTAATCATTGGAAAGGTAAAACCCTTGATTTAAGTTCTGTATTATATAAACCAGAGCTTCCATCAAGAATTAAACCTAGAAAAATGATGGACCAAGATCATGGTTTAGATACCATTTTAGATAGAACTTTAATAAAAGATGCTTTACCCGCATTGGAAAATCAAGAAAAAGTACAAAAAACTTATGATGTAAGAAATATCAACCGAACAGTCGGTACGATGTTAAGTGGTGAAGTTGCCAAAAGATATGGCGCAAATGGACTTGAAGATGACTCCATTCACTTAAAATTTAATGGTACGGCTGGGCAAAGTTTTGCTTGTTTTGGTATGAAAGGTATTACATTTGAATTAGAAGGCGACTGTAACGACTACTTAGGGAAAGGGTTATCTGGTGCTAAAGTTATTGTTTACCCTCCAGTTCAGTCTACTTTTATTCCTCAAGACAATATTCTTGTAGGGAATACACTGTTATATGGTGCTACTTCTGGTGAAGTGTATATTAACGGTGTTGCAGGCGAGCGTTTTGCCGTACGTAATTCAGGTGCTAGCGCTGTTGTTGAAGGTGTTGGCGACCATGGCTGTGAGTATATGACTGGCGGTGTGGCCGTTATTTTAGGAGAAACGGGTAGAAATTTTGGAGCTGGTATGAGCGGTGGTATGGCTTTTGTGCTAGATGAAAAAGAAGATTTTGTTTCAAAAAGATGTAATACACAACTTGTGTTAACAGAAACTGTTGAATCAGATGATGATATTGATTTATTAAAATCACTTATCACCAACCATTACAGCTATACGAATAGCAAAAAAGCAAAAGAAATTCTTGATCATTGGGAATCTTCTTTGCCAAAATTTATAAAAGTTATTTCTCCTGCTTACAAAAAAGTGTTACAAGATAAAAAAAGTGCTGACGAAGTTGCCGTAGCGAATTAG
- a CDS encoding glutamate synthase subunit beta, which yields MGKDTGFLEHDRKVGNYKPIDERIKNYDDIYIPLNEDEIKTQSSRCMDCGVPFCNYSCPVGNIIPDFNDLIYNNQWKKALDVLHTTNNFPEFTGKVCPAPCESGCVLGINKPPVTIKQMELAIVEKGWSEGWIKPQPPAVKTNVKIAIVGSGPSGLAAAQQLARVGHWVTVFERADEIGGLLRYGIPDFKLPKEMVENRVKQMKEEGVVFKTNANVGFNVDIQELKSSFDIILLTGGSTEPRDLSVSGRELDGIHFAMDFLPLQNKKVAGKTVDNEITAKDKNVVVIGGGDTGSDCVGTSVRQGAKNVVQLELLPMPSLERNDSCPWPTYPMILRTSTSQEEAAKVYDGDPRQYSIATKSFSGENGKVKKLHCVKLDWKKGENGRMMMEEVEGSEFTLDADLVLFAMGFLHPEHHGMLDDLGVEYDQRGNIATDETFMTSIEGIFSAGDMRRGQSLVVHAISEGRSAAKYIDEYVMGKTYLRSVL from the coding sequence ATGGGAAAAGATACTGGATTTTTAGAACATGATAGAAAAGTTGGGAATTATAAACCCATCGATGAACGTATTAAAAATTATGATGATATATATATACCTTTAAATGAAGATGAAATCAAAACTCAATCTTCTCGATGTATGGATTGTGGTGTGCCTTTTTGTAATTATAGTTGCCCTGTAGGCAATATTATTCCTGATTTTAATGATTTGATTTATAATAACCAATGGAAAAAGGCATTAGATGTACTTCATACGACAAACAATTTCCCCGAATTTACTGGAAAAGTTTGTCCTGCCCCATGCGAATCAGGATGTGTTCTTGGCATTAACAAACCGCCTGTTACCATTAAACAAATGGAATTAGCTATTGTGGAAAAGGGATGGTCAGAAGGATGGATCAAACCACAACCACCGGCTGTGAAAACCAATGTAAAGATTGCTATTGTTGGCTCTGGTCCTTCTGGATTAGCAGCCGCACAGCAATTGGCTCGTGTTGGTCACTGGGTAACGGTCTTTGAAAGAGCTGATGAAATAGGTGGTTTATTACGCTATGGTATCCCTGATTTTAAATTGCCAAAAGAAATGGTAGAAAATAGAGTAAAACAAATGAAGGAAGAAGGCGTTGTTTTTAAAACTAACGCTAATGTTGGTTTTAATGTAGACATTCAAGAGTTAAAATCTTCTTTTGATATTATTCTTCTAACAGGTGGCTCTACTGAACCACGAGACCTTTCTGTTAGCGGTAGAGAATTAGATGGAATTCACTTTGCAATGGACTTTCTACCTTTACAAAACAAGAAAGTTGCCGGTAAAACTGTCGATAATGAAATTACTGCAAAGGATAAGAACGTGGTTGTTATTGGCGGTGGCGACACAGGGTCTGATTGTGTAGGTACTTCTGTCAGACAAGGAGCTAAAAACGTGGTTCAATTAGAATTATTACCTATGCCATCATTAGAAAGAAATGATTCTTGTCCTTGGCCAACGTATCCTATGATTCTTAGAACTTCTACATCTCAAGAAGAAGCTGCTAAAGTCTATGATGGTGATCCAAGACAATATAGCATTGCTACAAAATCTTTTTCTGGGGAAAATGGCAAAGTCAAAAAATTACATTGCGTTAAGCTTGACTGGAAAAAAGGTGAAAATGGTAGAATGATGATGGAAGAAGTTGAAGGTAGCGAATTTACACTTGATGCAGATTTAGTTTTATTTGCAATGGGATTTTTACATCCTGAGCATCATGGTATGTTAGATGACTTAGGTGTTGAATATGATCAACGTGGTAATATAGCTACTGATGAGACCTTTATGACCAGTATCGAGGGTATTTTTTCAGCTGGTGACATGAGAAGAGGTCAATCATTAGTGGTTCATGCTATTTCCGAAGGGCGTTCAGCAGCAAAATACATTGATGAATATGTTATGGGTAAAACTTATTTGAGAAGTGTTTTATAA